Proteins from a single region of Paramormyrops kingsleyae isolate MSU_618 chromosome 9, PKINGS_0.4, whole genome shotgun sequence:
- the LOC111853303 gene encoding meiotic recombination protein REC8 homolog isoform X1: MVHKQQPEKDKLRTPRKEAVHIVGLQRLAATKGIKITRRDYLSVNIQRTCNDIMDYVLVRASPIHPGLPRPRFSLYLSSQLQFGVIIVYHQQCVILLDEIHQTIDRLLRSQKVSRIDLVESDRFVLAHPDSLAALEETERALDPFFGMMRLSYELPSPNTLIEQWGMKEPPPKPVSPEIPADGITASPESITLREGEVVPVSEIQFDGVELPEVLDIVDMLLEQQDDFPTEERRDIVREELREQPVAGVSVEQLRVTDDDSMLLQVEETVLPAPEERAALPIIVLSPQRGLREEEMERRQPPRRPRLPPFLDEQMQIPREGLLRQLATPMMETRQLPEIVLPSRRTTPPAELLSNPCLPLHPDILPSWKWGAIMGVLEEREIEMEEIPRAAAEPALVPADVSEPTELLLEVSERDTSHTVPSVSRGSPAAELLTSLEEIREEGVLLPEGEAKEWTVTGEGLLEQVQEPLEEFGSVTFHSLLPPAADRRDLARFFYSLLELVTAGKLSVEHRQPYGSIVISAGPLYK, encoded by the exons CAATGACATCATGGATTATGTGCTGGTCCGGGCCTCACCTATCCACCCTGGACTGCCCCGGCCCCGTTTCTCCCTGTACCTGTCGTCCCAGCTGCAGTTTGGCGTCATCATTGTCTACCACCAGCAGTGTGTCATTCTGCTGG ATGAGATCCACCAGACCATTGACAGACTGCTGCGCAGCCAGAAGGTGTCCAGGATTGACCTGGTGGAATCTGACAG GTTTGTGCTGGCGCATCCTGACTCCTTAGCTGCCctggaggagacagagagggcgCTGGACCCCTTCTTTGGGATGATGAGACTCTCCTATGAGCTGCCAAGCCCCAACACACTGATAGAG CAATGGGGGATGAAGGAGCCCCCCCCTAAACCTGTCAGCCCTGAAATTCCCGCGGACG GCATCACCGCCTCCCCCGAATCCATCACTTTGAGAGAGGGTGAGGTCGTGCCGGTTTCGGAAATTCAG TTCGACGGTGTGGAGCTGCCAGAGGTGCTGGACATCGTCGACATGCTGCTAGAGCAGCAGGACGACTTTCCCACAG AGGAAAGGAGGGACATTGTGCGAGAGGAGCTGAGGGAGCAGCCTGTCGCCGGGGTTTCCGTCGAGCA ACTCAGGGTCACAGACGACGACAGCATGCTGCTGCAGGTTGAGGAGACAGTCCTTCCGGCTCCGGAGGAGAGGGCAGCCTTGCCCATCATTGTGCTGAGCCCCCAAAGGGGATTAAGAGAAGAAGAGATGGAGAGGCGT CAACCCCCGCGCAGGCCGAGGTTGCCCCCCTTTTTGGACGAGCAGATGCAGATCCCTAGGGAGGGGCTGCTGAGGCAGTTGGCTACACCCATGATGGAGACCAGGCAGCTG CCTGAGATAGTGCTGCCCTCGCGGAGAACAACGCCCCCAGCAGAGCTTCTCAGCAACCCCTGCTTAC CTCTGCATCCGGACATCCTGCCTTCCTGGAAATGGGGTGCCATCATGGGGGTGTTAGAAGAGAGGGAGATAGAGATGGAAGAG ATCCCGCGAGCGGCAGCAGAGCCGGCTCTGGTCCCCGCTGATGTATCAG AACCGACTGAGCTGCTGCTGGAGGTGTCAGAGAGGGACACGTCTCACACCGTCCCGTCTGTGAGTCGAGG GTCTCCAGCAGCAGAGCTCCTCACCTCCCTGGAGGAGATAAGAGAGGAGGGAGTGCTCCTCCCAGAAGGAGAGGCCAAGGAGTGGACGGTGACTGGGGAGGGCCTGCTTGA ACAGGTGCAGGAACCCCTGGAGGAGTTTGGCTCGGTGACCTTCCACTCGCTGCTGCCTCCTGCCGCTGATCGCAGAGACTTAGCCAGGTTCTTCTATTCCTTGTTAG AGCTGGTGACGGCAGGAAAGCTGAGCGTGGAACATAGGCAGCCTTACGGTTCCATTGTCATCTCAGCGGGGCCACTCTACAAGTGA
- the LOC111853303 gene encoding meiotic recombination protein REC8 homolog isoform X2 — protein MFYYPNVLQRHTGCFSTIWLAATKGIKITRRDYLSVNIQRTCNDIMDYVLVRASPIHPGLPRPRFSLYLSSQLQFGVIIVYHQQCVILLDEIHQTIDRLLRSQKVSRIDLVESDRFVLAHPDSLAALEETERALDPFFGMMRLSYELPSPNTLIEQWGMKEPPPKPVSPEIPADGITASPESITLREGEVVPVSEIQFDGVELPEVLDIVDMLLEQQDDFPTEERRDIVREELREQPVAGVSVEQLRVTDDDSMLLQVEETVLPAPEERAALPIIVLSPQRGLREEEMERRQPPRRPRLPPFLDEQMQIPREGLLRQLATPMMETRQLPEIVLPSRRTTPPAELLSNPCLPLHPDILPSWKWGAIMGVLEEREIEMEEIPRAAAEPALVPADVSEPTELLLEVSERDTSHTVPSVSRGSPAAELLTSLEEIREEGVLLPEGEAKEWTVTGEGLLEQVQEPLEEFGSVTFHSLLPPAADRRDLARFFYSLLELVTAGKLSVEHRQPYGSIVISAGPLYK, from the exons CAATGACATCATGGATTATGTGCTGGTCCGGGCCTCACCTATCCACCCTGGACTGCCCCGGCCCCGTTTCTCCCTGTACCTGTCGTCCCAGCTGCAGTTTGGCGTCATCATTGTCTACCACCAGCAGTGTGTCATTCTGCTGG ATGAGATCCACCAGACCATTGACAGACTGCTGCGCAGCCAGAAGGTGTCCAGGATTGACCTGGTGGAATCTGACAG GTTTGTGCTGGCGCATCCTGACTCCTTAGCTGCCctggaggagacagagagggcgCTGGACCCCTTCTTTGGGATGATGAGACTCTCCTATGAGCTGCCAAGCCCCAACACACTGATAGAG CAATGGGGGATGAAGGAGCCCCCCCCTAAACCTGTCAGCCCTGAAATTCCCGCGGACG GCATCACCGCCTCCCCCGAATCCATCACTTTGAGAGAGGGTGAGGTCGTGCCGGTTTCGGAAATTCAG TTCGACGGTGTGGAGCTGCCAGAGGTGCTGGACATCGTCGACATGCTGCTAGAGCAGCAGGACGACTTTCCCACAG AGGAAAGGAGGGACATTGTGCGAGAGGAGCTGAGGGAGCAGCCTGTCGCCGGGGTTTCCGTCGAGCA ACTCAGGGTCACAGACGACGACAGCATGCTGCTGCAGGTTGAGGAGACAGTCCTTCCGGCTCCGGAGGAGAGGGCAGCCTTGCCCATCATTGTGCTGAGCCCCCAAAGGGGATTAAGAGAAGAAGAGATGGAGAGGCGT CAACCCCCGCGCAGGCCGAGGTTGCCCCCCTTTTTGGACGAGCAGATGCAGATCCCTAGGGAGGGGCTGCTGAGGCAGTTGGCTACACCCATGATGGAGACCAGGCAGCTG CCTGAGATAGTGCTGCCCTCGCGGAGAACAACGCCCCCAGCAGAGCTTCTCAGCAACCCCTGCTTAC CTCTGCATCCGGACATCCTGCCTTCCTGGAAATGGGGTGCCATCATGGGGGTGTTAGAAGAGAGGGAGATAGAGATGGAAGAG ATCCCGCGAGCGGCAGCAGAGCCGGCTCTGGTCCCCGCTGATGTATCAG AACCGACTGAGCTGCTGCTGGAGGTGTCAGAGAGGGACACGTCTCACACCGTCCCGTCTGTGAGTCGAGG GTCTCCAGCAGCAGAGCTCCTCACCTCCCTGGAGGAGATAAGAGAGGAGGGAGTGCTCCTCCCAGAAGGAGAGGCCAAGGAGTGGACGGTGACTGGGGAGGGCCTGCTTGA ACAGGTGCAGGAACCCCTGGAGGAGTTTGGCTCGGTGACCTTCCACTCGCTGCTGCCTCCTGCCGCTGATCGCAGAGACTTAGCCAGGTTCTTCTATTCCTTGTTAG AGCTGGTGACGGCAGGAAAGCTGAGCGTGGAACATAGGCAGCCTTACGGTTCCATTGTCATCTCAGCGGGGCCACTCTACAAGTGA
- the LOC111853303 gene encoding meiotic recombination protein REC8 homolog isoform X3 codes for MFYYPNVLQRHTGCFSTICNDIMDYVLVRASPIHPGLPRPRFSLYLSSQLQFGVIIVYHQQCVILLDEIHQTIDRLLRSQKVSRIDLVESDRFVLAHPDSLAALEETERALDPFFGMMRLSYELPSPNTLIEQWGMKEPPPKPVSPEIPADGITASPESITLREGEVVPVSEIQFDGVELPEVLDIVDMLLEQQDDFPTEERRDIVREELREQPVAGVSVEQLRVTDDDSMLLQVEETVLPAPEERAALPIIVLSPQRGLREEEMERRQPPRRPRLPPFLDEQMQIPREGLLRQLATPMMETRQLPEIVLPSRRTTPPAELLSNPCLPLHPDILPSWKWGAIMGVLEEREIEMEEIPRAAAEPALVPADVSEPTELLLEVSERDTSHTVPSVSRGSPAAELLTSLEEIREEGVLLPEGEAKEWTVTGEGLLEQVQEPLEEFGSVTFHSLLPPAADRRDLARFFYSLLELVTAGKLSVEHRQPYGSIVISAGPLYK; via the exons CAATGACATCATGGATTATGTGCTGGTCCGGGCCTCACCTATCCACCCTGGACTGCCCCGGCCCCGTTTCTCCCTGTACCTGTCGTCCCAGCTGCAGTTTGGCGTCATCATTGTCTACCACCAGCAGTGTGTCATTCTGCTGG ATGAGATCCACCAGACCATTGACAGACTGCTGCGCAGCCAGAAGGTGTCCAGGATTGACCTGGTGGAATCTGACAG GTTTGTGCTGGCGCATCCTGACTCCTTAGCTGCCctggaggagacagagagggcgCTGGACCCCTTCTTTGGGATGATGAGACTCTCCTATGAGCTGCCAAGCCCCAACACACTGATAGAG CAATGGGGGATGAAGGAGCCCCCCCCTAAACCTGTCAGCCCTGAAATTCCCGCGGACG GCATCACCGCCTCCCCCGAATCCATCACTTTGAGAGAGGGTGAGGTCGTGCCGGTTTCGGAAATTCAG TTCGACGGTGTGGAGCTGCCAGAGGTGCTGGACATCGTCGACATGCTGCTAGAGCAGCAGGACGACTTTCCCACAG AGGAAAGGAGGGACATTGTGCGAGAGGAGCTGAGGGAGCAGCCTGTCGCCGGGGTTTCCGTCGAGCA ACTCAGGGTCACAGACGACGACAGCATGCTGCTGCAGGTTGAGGAGACAGTCCTTCCGGCTCCGGAGGAGAGGGCAGCCTTGCCCATCATTGTGCTGAGCCCCCAAAGGGGATTAAGAGAAGAAGAGATGGAGAGGCGT CAACCCCCGCGCAGGCCGAGGTTGCCCCCCTTTTTGGACGAGCAGATGCAGATCCCTAGGGAGGGGCTGCTGAGGCAGTTGGCTACACCCATGATGGAGACCAGGCAGCTG CCTGAGATAGTGCTGCCCTCGCGGAGAACAACGCCCCCAGCAGAGCTTCTCAGCAACCCCTGCTTAC CTCTGCATCCGGACATCCTGCCTTCCTGGAAATGGGGTGCCATCATGGGGGTGTTAGAAGAGAGGGAGATAGAGATGGAAGAG ATCCCGCGAGCGGCAGCAGAGCCGGCTCTGGTCCCCGCTGATGTATCAG AACCGACTGAGCTGCTGCTGGAGGTGTCAGAGAGGGACACGTCTCACACCGTCCCGTCTGTGAGTCGAGG GTCTCCAGCAGCAGAGCTCCTCACCTCCCTGGAGGAGATAAGAGAGGAGGGAGTGCTCCTCCCAGAAGGAGAGGCCAAGGAGTGGACGGTGACTGGGGAGGGCCTGCTTGA ACAGGTGCAGGAACCCCTGGAGGAGTTTGGCTCGGTGACCTTCCACTCGCTGCTGCCTCCTGCCGCTGATCGCAGAGACTTAGCCAGGTTCTTCTATTCCTTGTTAG AGCTGGTGACGGCAGGAAAGCTGAGCGTGGAACATAGGCAGCCTTACGGTTCCATTGTCATCTCAGCGGGGCCACTCTACAAGTGA
- the LOC111853303 gene encoding meiotic recombination protein REC8 homolog isoform X4, with amino-acid sequence MDYVLVRASPIHPGLPRPRFSLYLSSQLQFGVIIVYHQQCVILLDEIHQTIDRLLRSQKVSRIDLVESDRFVLAHPDSLAALEETERALDPFFGMMRLSYELPSPNTLIEQWGMKEPPPKPVSPEIPADGITASPESITLREGEVVPVSEIQFDGVELPEVLDIVDMLLEQQDDFPTEERRDIVREELREQPVAGVSVEQLRVTDDDSMLLQVEETVLPAPEERAALPIIVLSPQRGLREEEMERRQPPRRPRLPPFLDEQMQIPREGLLRQLATPMMETRQLPEIVLPSRRTTPPAELLSNPCLPLHPDILPSWKWGAIMGVLEEREIEMEEIPRAAAEPALVPADVSEPTELLLEVSERDTSHTVPSVSRGSPAAELLTSLEEIREEGVLLPEGEAKEWTVTGEGLLEQVQEPLEEFGSVTFHSLLPPAADRRDLARFFYSLLELVTAGKLSVEHRQPYGSIVISAGPLYK; translated from the exons ATGGATTATGTGCTGGTCCGGGCCTCACCTATCCACCCTGGACTGCCCCGGCCCCGTTTCTCCCTGTACCTGTCGTCCCAGCTGCAGTTTGGCGTCATCATTGTCTACCACCAGCAGTGTGTCATTCTGCTGG ATGAGATCCACCAGACCATTGACAGACTGCTGCGCAGCCAGAAGGTGTCCAGGATTGACCTGGTGGAATCTGACAG GTTTGTGCTGGCGCATCCTGACTCCTTAGCTGCCctggaggagacagagagggcgCTGGACCCCTTCTTTGGGATGATGAGACTCTCCTATGAGCTGCCAAGCCCCAACACACTGATAGAG CAATGGGGGATGAAGGAGCCCCCCCCTAAACCTGTCAGCCCTGAAATTCCCGCGGACG GCATCACCGCCTCCCCCGAATCCATCACTTTGAGAGAGGGTGAGGTCGTGCCGGTTTCGGAAATTCAG TTCGACGGTGTGGAGCTGCCAGAGGTGCTGGACATCGTCGACATGCTGCTAGAGCAGCAGGACGACTTTCCCACAG AGGAAAGGAGGGACATTGTGCGAGAGGAGCTGAGGGAGCAGCCTGTCGCCGGGGTTTCCGTCGAGCA ACTCAGGGTCACAGACGACGACAGCATGCTGCTGCAGGTTGAGGAGACAGTCCTTCCGGCTCCGGAGGAGAGGGCAGCCTTGCCCATCATTGTGCTGAGCCCCCAAAGGGGATTAAGAGAAGAAGAGATGGAGAGGCGT CAACCCCCGCGCAGGCCGAGGTTGCCCCCCTTTTTGGACGAGCAGATGCAGATCCCTAGGGAGGGGCTGCTGAGGCAGTTGGCTACACCCATGATGGAGACCAGGCAGCTG CCTGAGATAGTGCTGCCCTCGCGGAGAACAACGCCCCCAGCAGAGCTTCTCAGCAACCCCTGCTTAC CTCTGCATCCGGACATCCTGCCTTCCTGGAAATGGGGTGCCATCATGGGGGTGTTAGAAGAGAGGGAGATAGAGATGGAAGAG ATCCCGCGAGCGGCAGCAGAGCCGGCTCTGGTCCCCGCTGATGTATCAG AACCGACTGAGCTGCTGCTGGAGGTGTCAGAGAGGGACACGTCTCACACCGTCCCGTCTGTGAGTCGAGG GTCTCCAGCAGCAGAGCTCCTCACCTCCCTGGAGGAGATAAGAGAGGAGGGAGTGCTCCTCCCAGAAGGAGAGGCCAAGGAGTGGACGGTGACTGGGGAGGGCCTGCTTGA ACAGGTGCAGGAACCCCTGGAGGAGTTTGGCTCGGTGACCTTCCACTCGCTGCTGCCTCCTGCCGCTGATCGCAGAGACTTAGCCAGGTTCTTCTATTCCTTGTTAG AGCTGGTGACGGCAGGAAAGCTGAGCGTGGAACATAGGCAGCCTTACGGTTCCATTGTCATCTCAGCGGGGCCACTCTACAAGTGA